A single window of Selenomonas sputigena DNA harbors:
- a CDS encoding TonB family protein: MEQNLSWIKAYGVSILLHIVIALFFALGLAQVVAEKEQQTYVVDLATSDFSQGSGHEGGGGGGSLAAFPEPLKEEEMTKRVETVQQAQTFAAEAEAVTKPEAVQMPPPATTSASDATPAANTSSTAASAGSSAVSGGGDGSGSGTGSGSGSGSGDGTGSGSGSGDGTGSGHGTGNGSGNGQGSGDANVAGTGTAPFDESGFWAAVDANKEYPYMAIKRHLEGSASVGCTVTTGGSVVGVFLNASSGYDMLDDAAVAAVRAVGSYPNPTGHDVPITVPVRFNLN; encoded by the coding sequence ATGGAGCAAAATCTTTCATGGATAAAAGCGTATGGTGTTTCCATCTTGCTTCACATCGTGATTGCTCTGTTCTTTGCCTTGGGGTTGGCGCAAGTCGTTGCAGAAAAGGAGCAGCAAACCTATGTCGTCGATCTTGCCACATCGGATTTCAGCCAGGGCAGTGGACATGAGGGTGGCGGAGGAGGTGGCTCCCTTGCGGCCTTCCCAGAGCCTCTGAAGGAAGAAGAGATGACGAAACGTGTGGAAACTGTGCAGCAGGCGCAGACGTTTGCTGCCGAAGCGGAAGCCGTGACCAAGCCGGAAGCTGTGCAGATGCCTCCGCCGGCGACGACTTCGGCTTCCGATGCGACGCCGGCGGCAAATACGTCCAGCACAGCTGCTTCGGCGGGTTCGAGCGCTGTCTCCGGCGGTGGTGATGGAAGCGGCTCCGGTACGGGCAGCGGCTCCGGCAGCGGCTCGGGCGATGGTACGGGCAGCGGTTCAGGCAGCGGTGACGGAACCGGCTCGGGACATGGTACGGGCAATGGCTCGGGCAACGGACAGGGCAGCGGTGACGCTAATGTCGCTGGGACGGGGACTGCGCCCTTTGATGAATCTGGCTTCTGGGCTGCAGTGGATGCAAACAAAGAATATCCGTATATGGCAATAAAACGACATTTGGAAGGGTCTGCTTCGGTAGGATGCACCGTGACGACTGGTGGAAGTGTTGTCGGCGTTTTTCTAAACGCTTCATCGGGGTATGATATGCTTGATGATGCAGCCGTTGCAGCTGTACGAGCTGTCGGGAGTTATCCGAATCCCACTGGTCACGATGTTCCGATTACAGTTCCTGTACGATTTAATTTGAATTAG
- a CDS encoding ExbD/TolR family protein, protein MNFSKHRKGKKPVFMIIPMIDIIFFLLVFFMMNSLQTVAQKALAVQLPQAQSASAPAQMPIIMTLDEEGHITIDNKPVSIQESSDIMKRHMQENANAAVVLQADKRTAHGQVVVVMDMLKQAGVKRLSIAAEQK, encoded by the coding sequence ATGAACTTCAGCAAGCATCGTAAGGGAAAAAAGCCGGTCTTTATGATCATCCCGATGATTGACATCATCTTCTTCCTGCTCGTGTTCTTCATGATGAACAGCCTGCAGACGGTCGCGCAGAAGGCGCTTGCCGTGCAGCTGCCTCAGGCGCAGAGCGCGTCGGCGCCGGCACAAATGCCGATCATTATGACGCTCGACGAGGAAGGTCACATCACGATCGACAATAAGCCCGTGAGCATTCAGGAATCCTCGGATATTATGAAACGGCATATGCAGGAAAATGCGAATGCGGCTGTCGTTTTACAGGCAGACAAGCGCACGGCGCATGGGCAGGTCGTAGTTGTCATGGATATGCTGAAGCAAGCGGGAGTAAAACGCCTGTCGATCGCTGCAGAACAGAAATGA
- a CDS encoding MotA/TolQ/ExbB proton channel family protein, translating to MENFIHLFNSGGFVMYPLLILSLITLAIAIERFYYFRNNRKGSKTFFHGVYHAAAAKDWDVVRQLCSEFPSALSRVIGQGMAHDQSEAAMKSAFEDRMSMESISFHRYLDYLSAIVTIAPLLGLLGTVTGMIQTFSVLDNGGGAGAITGGVGEALVATASGLCVAIIAFCFYTYFDHQLDTLVTDTERLCSTVLGAKKESWDEA from the coding sequence ATGGAAAATTTTATTCATCTTTTTAATAGTGGTGGTTTCGTCATGTATCCGTTGCTCATCCTCTCGCTGATCACATTGGCGATTGCGATCGAGAGGTTCTATTATTTCCGCAATAATCGCAAGGGATCGAAGACCTTCTTCCACGGCGTCTATCATGCGGCTGCGGCGAAGGATTGGGATGTCGTGCGCCAGCTTTGTTCGGAGTTCCCATCGGCTTTGAGCCGCGTCATCGGACAGGGCATGGCGCATGATCAGTCGGAAGCAGCGATGAAGAGTGCGTTTGAGGATCGTATGTCGATGGAGTCGATCAGCTTCCATCGCTACCTTGACTATCTCAGCGCCATCGTCACGATCGCGCCTCTTTTGGGGCTTTTGGGCACGGTCACAGGTATGATTCAGACCTTCAGTGTGCTGGATAACGGCGGTGGTGCAGGAGCGATCACGGGCGGCGTCGGCGAGGCGCTTGTTGCGACGGCGAGCGGACTTTGCGTGGCGATCATCGCCTTCTGCTTCTATACGTACTTCGATCATCAGCTCGATACGCTCGTCACGGACACGGAGCGCCTTTGCTCGACGGTCCTCGGGGCGAAAAAAGAAAGTTGGGATGAGGCATGA
- a CDS encoding TonB-dependent receptor plug domain-containing protein: MRMRNRLRKRRYAALGAAIWMLWGSSALCAAEGDNSSSSEHVTTKTVDVEANYEKELLKEEPETKTIITREDLDRKGARTLSDALAAEQDIQMGTDNMGRKTIAIRGAEARHTLILVDGRRLAGGLSKYYGATDEANRIGVDNIDHIEVIRGSGTARYGADAIGGVINIVTKMPHKAGVKLMTEGSWLDQGGSQYNHNISYATGDLGGGTYMDFFYGQNKTAPFLYDNDGTSMQYYGKRNPMGARVEFTLGKDETLTISADHQTEDLKKDTTLGRFTRGRVIDMMAAEDAWRNNFSVDWKKQTSRADYRIRLYSTEHDSDVTYRVFGRGISYHHFYFDVFNRKDRVLEASLGLMANDKHYVTVGADYHDESGEGTRIRIDGQAARQETRKYSFPNPDDPSDPNIRSHTGNIYETSLNYYSAYVMDSWQVGKNLLVVPSLRYTNHSHFGVNLSPSIGATYKVRPDLRVKANIGTSFATGGIAELYHDWEMYEPSLNPKPPIRNGWLFEGNPELKPEKAVNMDVSVEKDFGKKTSAKLTLFRNDYKDYMQIMYIGEKQSKNLYGRTYYDPLTLYPSLYGFYDYDTLVAMVESAPDWQYIEDNILDEMSMVSNVPATDDVYTYKNISKARTQGIEAEVTHEFSSNFSIKAGYTYLDAYDRQSGKRLEGRGRHMFNLALNYNDRKNGWRATFWGDYTRNYLDIRDRIITGRLLDANGNTITETSHYTFKNPNTGEVYHLFPTETEANTHVKGGIQHDFTREKVAREKNYGVWNLMFEKDVTKNATVYAGITNVFNTYDPYLGLGGRIYRLGMRMTF; this comes from the coding sequence ATGAGAATGAGGAACAGGCTGAGAAAGCGCAGGTATGCGGCACTTGGTGCAGCGATATGGATGCTTTGGGGATCTTCAGCGCTTTGTGCAGCGGAAGGGGATAATAGTTCTTCTTCTGAACATGTGACGACGAAAACAGTTGATGTCGAGGCGAACTATGAGAAGGAACTTCTCAAGGAGGAACCGGAGACGAAGACCATCATCACGCGAGAGGATCTCGACCGCAAGGGGGCGCGCACGCTCTCCGACGCGCTGGCTGCCGAGCAGGACATTCAGATGGGCACGGACAACATGGGGCGCAAGACGATCGCGATTCGCGGCGCGGAAGCGCGGCATACGCTGATCCTCGTCGACGGCAGGCGGCTTGCAGGCGGCCTCAGCAAGTATTACGGTGCGACGGACGAGGCAAACCGCATCGGTGTCGACAATATCGATCACATCGAGGTTATCCGCGGCTCGGGCACGGCACGCTATGGCGCCGACGCCATCGGCGGCGTCATCAATATCGTTACGAAGATGCCGCATAAGGCGGGCGTCAAACTGATGACGGAAGGCTCGTGGCTCGATCAGGGCGGCAGCCAGTATAACCACAACATTAGTTATGCTACGGGCGATCTCGGAGGCGGGACGTACATGGACTTCTTCTATGGACAGAACAAGACCGCCCCTTTTCTCTACGATAACGATGGGACATCTATGCAGTACTATGGCAAGCGTAATCCGATGGGGGCACGCGTCGAGTTTACGCTTGGCAAGGATGAAACGCTTACGATTTCTGCGGATCATCAGACGGAGGATTTGAAGAAGGATACGACACTCGGAAGGTTCACGCGCGGCAGAGTGATCGACATGATGGCGGCAGAGGATGCATGGCGCAATAACTTCAGCGTTGACTGGAAGAAGCAGACAAGTCGTGCGGATTATCGCATACGTCTCTATTCGACAGAACATGATTCCGACGTAACTTATCGTGTCTTTGGCAGGGGCATTTCCTATCATCATTTCTATTTTGATGTTTTCAATCGTAAGGACAGGGTTCTGGAGGCGTCGCTCGGTCTCATGGCGAATGACAAGCACTATGTGACTGTCGGCGCGGATTATCATGATGAAAGCGGAGAGGGAACGCGTATCAGAATAGATGGACAGGCGGCTCGTCAGGAAACAAGAAAATATAGCTTTCCGAATCCAGACGATCCGTCGGATCCCAATATACGTTCCCATACTGGCAATATTTATGAAACTTCGCTGAACTACTACAGCGCCTATGTCATGGACAGTTGGCAGGTCGGGAAGAACCTTCTCGTCGTACCCTCGTTGCGCTATACGAATCACAGTCATTTCGGCGTGAATCTTTCACCGTCCATCGGTGCGACGTACAAGGTGCGCCCCGATTTGCGCGTCAAGGCGAACATCGGTACGAGCTTCGCGACGGGAGGCATCGCCGAGCTTTACCATGACTGGGAGATGTACGAGCCGTCGCTGAATCCGAAGCCGCCGATCCGCAACGGCTGGCTGTTTGAGGGCAATCCCGAACTCAAGCCGGAAAAGGCGGTCAATATGGATGTTTCTGTCGAAAAGGATTTTGGCAAGAAGACGAGCGCGAAGCTCACGCTCTTCCGCAATGATTATAAGGACTATATGCAGATCATGTATATAGGAGAGAAGCAGAGCAAGAACCTCTATGGCCGCACATATTATGATCCGCTGACACTTTATCCGAGCCTATATGGATTTTATGACTATGACACCCTAGTAGCCATGGTTGAATCCGCTCCCGACTGGCAGTACATTGAGGACAATATCTTAGATGAAATGTCGATGGTGTCAAACGTTCCTGCTACCGACGATGTTTATACCTACAAGAATATCTCCAAGGCACGTACGCAAGGCATTGAAGCGGAGGTGACACACGAGTTTTCGAGCAATTTCAGTATCAAGGCGGGCTATACCTATCTCGACGCTTATGATCGTCAGTCGGGAAAGCGCCTTGAAGGGCGTGGCCGTCACATGTTCAACCTCGCCCTGAACTACAACGATCGCAAGAACGGTTGGCGTGCTACTTTCTGGGGCGACTATACGCGAAACTACCTTGATATTCGTGACCGCATCATTACGGGACGGCTGCTGGATGCAAATGGCAATACAATCACGGAGACGTCTCATTATACATTTAAGAATCCCAATACGGGCGAAGTGTATCATCTTTTCCCCACGGAAACTGAGGCAAATACCCATGTGAAGGGCGGGATTCAGCACGACTTCACGCGTGAAAAGGTTGCTCGAGAAAAGAACTACGGTGTTTGGAATCTGATGTTTGAAAAGGACGTCACGAAGAACGCGACGGTCTATGCGGGCATCACGAATGTCTTCAACACGTACGATCCCTATCTCGGCCTAGGCGGGCGCATCTACCGTCTCGGCATGAGAATGACTTTCTGA
- the rnc gene encoding ribonuclease III, with protein sequence MKKASEVLSKTRREALLELSDHLGIEFQNIVLLHEALTHTSYANESKNKGVVHNERLEFLGDAVLELATSTYLFERFPKRPEGELTKARASIVREATLSRRAAELKLGEYLLLGHGEASMGGGHRPSMLADAFEAVIGAIYLDCGWQTAYDYVLKQLHDELLTIDSGENMKDYKTTLQEVVQKHVDSKIAYELLTETGPDHDKTFEFAVRINDAVYGTGKGRNKKEAEQGAAREALRKMKKL encoded by the coding sequence ATGAAGAAGGCGTCGGAGGTTTTGTCCAAAACGCGCCGGGAGGCTCTTCTAGAGCTTTCCGACCATCTCGGCATAGAGTTTCAAAACATCGTGCTGCTGCATGAGGCGCTTACGCATACCTCCTACGCGAACGAGTCGAAGAACAAGGGCGTCGTACACAACGAGCGCCTGGAGTTCTTGGGAGATGCGGTTCTGGAGCTGGCGACGAGCACTTATCTCTTCGAGCGCTTTCCCAAGCGGCCGGAAGGCGAGTTGACAAAGGCGCGCGCTTCCATCGTGCGCGAGGCGACGCTCTCGCGTCGCGCGGCGGAATTGAAGCTCGGCGAATACCTGCTGCTCGGTCACGGCGAGGCGTCGATGGGTGGCGGACATCGCCCGTCGATGCTCGCCGACGCCTTCGAGGCGGTCATCGGTGCGATTTACCTCGACTGCGGCTGGCAAACAGCATACGACTACGTCCTCAAGCAGCTGCACGATGAACTTCTGACCATCGACAGCGGCGAGAACATGAAAGACTACAAGACGACCTTGCAGGAAGTCGTGCAGAAGCACGTCGACAGCAAGATCGCCTACGAGCTTCTGACGGAAACGGGACCCGACCACGACAAGACTTTTGAGTTTGCCGTGCGCATTAACGATGCGGTCTACGGCACGGGCAAGGGTCGCAACAAGAAGGAAGCCGAGCAAGGCGCTGCGCGAGAAGCGCTGCGCAAGATGAAGAAGCTTTGA
- the fabF gene encoding beta-ketoacyl-ACP synthase II: MSNRVVITGLGAITPIGIGKEAFWQALLAGKNGIDKITHFDASGCHAQIAGEVTDFDPAAYIDKKEAKRMDRYTQFAVAAAKLAIEDAKLDLEKEDRERIGTFIGAGIGGIETMHSQYQKLFDKGPSKISPFFIPMMIANMAAGQVAITYGLHGPSACIVTACATGTDCIGHAFRAIEIGKADVAVAGGTEASISEAAVAGFCAMKALCADHNDDPAHASRPFDKNRSGFVMGEGAGLVVLESLEHAEKRGAHIYAELVGYGANADAYHVTSPAPHGEYQAKCMARAIEDAGLSPADIDYVNAHGTSTHMNDQGETEAIKTTFGAAAKDVSVSSIKSMTGHLLGAAGGVECIATALAVENDMLPPTINYETPDEGLDLDYVPNKAKAKKVRAAISNSFGFGGHNACLVLKKFPS, from the coding sequence TTGAGCAATCGTGTAGTCATAACGGGTCTGGGTGCGATCACGCCGATCGGCATCGGCAAGGAAGCCTTCTGGCAGGCGCTTCTTGCAGGAAAGAACGGCATCGATAAGATCACGCATTTCGATGCATCGGGCTGCCACGCGCAGATTGCGGGCGAGGTCACGGACTTCGATCCTGCCGCGTACATCGACAAGAAGGAAGCGAAGCGTATGGATCGCTATACGCAGTTCGCCGTCGCGGCGGCGAAGCTTGCCATTGAGGATGCGAAGCTCGATCTTGAAAAAGAGGACAGGGAGCGCATCGGCACGTTCATTGGCGCCGGCATCGGCGGCATCGAGACGATGCACAGCCAGTATCAGAAACTCTTTGACAAGGGACCGTCGAAGATCAGCCCGTTCTTCATCCCGATGATGATTGCGAACATGGCAGCTGGACAGGTCGCCATCACTTACGGCCTGCACGGTCCTTCTGCGTGCATCGTGACGGCCTGCGCAACGGGTACGGACTGCATCGGTCATGCGTTCCGCGCCATCGAGATCGGCAAGGCGGACGTCGCCGTCGCCGGCGGTACGGAGGCTAGCATCTCGGAGGCCGCCGTCGCGGGCTTCTGTGCGATGAAGGCTCTTTGCGCCGATCACAACGACGATCCAGCGCACGCCTCGCGCCCCTTCGACAAGAACCGTAGCGGCTTCGTCATGGGCGAGGGCGCGGGTCTCGTCGTCCTGGAAAGCCTGGAGCATGCCGAAAAGCGCGGTGCGCACATCTACGCCGAACTTGTCGGCTACGGCGCGAACGCCGATGCCTACCACGTCACAAGCCCTGCGCCGCACGGCGAATATCAGGCGAAGTGCATGGCGCGTGCCATAGAGGATGCGGGACTCTCTCCTGCGGACATCGACTACGTCAATGCGCACGGCACGTCGACGCATATGAACGACCAGGGCGAGACGGAGGCGATCAAAACGACGTTCGGCGCAGCGGCGAAGGACGTTTCCGTCAGTTCCATCAAGTCCATGACGGGTCATCTCCTCGGTGCTGCCGGCGGCGTCGAGTGCATTGCGACGGCGCTCGCTGTTGAAAACGACATGCTGCCGCCGACGATCAATTATGAAACCCCTGACGAGGGGCTTGACCTTGACTATGTGCCGAACAAGGCGAAGGCGAAAAAGGTGCGCGCGGCGATTTCCAATTCTTTTGGCTTCGGCGGTCATAACGCCTGCCTCGTACTGAAGAAGTTTCCGTCATGA
- a CDS encoding NAD(P)H-dependent flavin oxidoreductase has protein sequence MKLPELKIGEKIAKIPIIQGGMAIRLSTAKLAAAVASQGGIGLIAASGLSDEELRYEIRLARSLTKGVIGINIMVAAREFARVVKTAISEGIDLVVAGAGFSRDVFGLGKESGTPIVPIVSSVKLAKISQRLGASAIVVEGKEAGGHLGTDTSVRELIPDVRKAVDIPVIAAGGVLTGQDIVDLIKMGANGVQMGSRFAASEESNAAPALKEFYLKAQPEDVVLIHSPVGLPGRAVRNPFAERILKGNVPPKKCDNCLKECAHNFCIIRALIRAEQGDVETGLVFTGEYISRIKEILSVKEIFHRLTAEVAAIG, from the coding sequence TTGAAGCTTCCGGAGCTGAAAATTGGCGAAAAGATAGCAAAGATTCCCATCATCCAAGGTGGCATGGCGATTCGCCTATCGACGGCAAAACTGGCGGCCGCTGTGGCCAGTCAGGGGGGCATCGGCCTCATCGCCGCTTCGGGCTTGAGCGATGAAGAACTGCGCTATGAGATCCGACTGGCGCGCTCTTTGACGAAGGGCGTCATCGGCATTAACATCATGGTGGCGGCGCGGGAATTCGCCCGGGTTGTGAAGACGGCAATCAGCGAGGGCATCGACCTCGTCGTGGCAGGCGCAGGCTTTTCGCGCGACGTGTTCGGTCTGGGCAAGGAGTCGGGAACGCCGATCGTGCCCATTGTCTCCTCTGTTAAACTTGCGAAAATTTCACAGCGTCTTGGCGCCTCGGCGATCGTCGTCGAAGGCAAGGAAGCCGGCGGTCACCTCGGTACGGACACCTCCGTGCGCGAACTGATACCCGACGTCCGCAAAGCCGTAGACATCCCCGTCATAGCGGCGGGCGGCGTTCTCACGGGTCAGGACATTGTTGATCTCATAAAGATGGGCGCCAACGGCGTGCAGATGGGGTCGCGCTTCGCCGCGAGCGAGGAATCGAATGCGGCTCCCGCATTGAAGGAGTTTTACTTGAAGGCGCAGCCCGAGGACGTCGTCCTCATCCACAGCCCCGTGGGGCTGCCGGGGCGAGCTGTCCGCAATCCTTTCGCGGAGCGCATCCTCAAGGGCAATGTGCCGCCCAAGAAGTGCGACAACTGTCTCAAGGAATGTGCGCACAATTTCTGCATCATTCGTGCGCTCATTCGTGCCGAACAAGGCGATGTGGAAACAGGACTCGTATTCACGGGCGAGTACATCTCCCGCATCAAGGAGATCCTTTCGGTCAAGGAGATCTTCCACCGGTTGACCGCCGAGGTTGCGGCCATCGGTTAG
- a CDS encoding acyl carrier protein produces MATFDKVKDIVVEQLGVEADEVSIDSTFIDDLGADSLDIVELIMAFEEEFGIEIPDEAAEKIKTVQDVVTYIDQHKEDEGK; encoded by the coding sequence GTGGCGACTTTTGATAAAGTGAAAGATATCGTTGTGGAGCAGCTCGGCGTCGAGGCGGATGAGGTTTCCATCGATTCTACTTTTATTGACGATCTGGGAGCAGATTCCCTTGACATCGTTGAGCTCATCATGGCATTCGAGGAGGAGTTCGGGATCGAGATTCCGGACGAGGCAGCGGAAAAGATCAAGACCGTTCAGGATGTCGTAACTTACATTGACCAGCACAAAGAAGACGAGGGCAAGTAA
- the fabG gene encoding 3-oxoacyl-[acyl-carrier-protein] reductase → MLLDGKTALVTGASRGIGRAIALCLAAEGARVAINYAGNVKAAEEVKAAIEAAGGTAILCQADIADSAAVEAMVANVVKEFGTIDILVNNAGITRDTLLMRMKDEDFAKVLDTNLKGVFYCTKAISKLMMKKRSGRIVNMASVVGLVGNAGQTNYAAAKAGVIGFSKSAAKELASRGITVNVVAPGFIGTDMTAGLPESVKEKMLTDIPLGRMGEPEDVASAVLFLASDQASYITGQVVNVDGGMVM, encoded by the coding sequence ATGCTTTTAGACGGCAAGACGGCGCTCGTGACGGGCGCGTCGCGCGGCATCGGACGCGCTATCGCCCTCTGCCTCGCGGCTGAGGGCGCACGCGTTGCCATCAACTATGCGGGTAATGTCAAGGCCGCCGAGGAAGTCAAGGCTGCAATCGAGGCGGCGGGCGGCACGGCGATCCTTTGCCAGGCGGATATTGCGGACAGCGCGGCTGTCGAGGCGATGGTCGCCAATGTGGTCAAGGAATTCGGCACGATCGACATCCTTGTGAACAATGCTGGTATCACGCGCGACACCTTGCTCATGCGCATGAAGGATGAGGACTTCGCGAAGGTTCTGGATACGAATCTCAAGGGTGTGTTCTACTGCACGAAGGCGATCTCAAAGCTCATGATGAAGAAGCGTTCGGGCCGCATCGTCAACATGGCGTCCGTCGTCGGCCTCGTGGGCAACGCTGGACAGACGAACTATGCGGCAGCAAAGGCTGGTGTCATCGGCTTCTCGAAGTCGGCGGCGAAGGAACTCGCGTCGCGCGGTATCACGGTCAACGTCGTCGCGCCGGGCTTCATCGGTACGGATATGACGGCGGGATTGCCGGAATCCGTCAAGGAGAAGATGCTCACGGACATCCCGCTCGGCAGAATGGGAGAGCCGGAGGACGTGGCGAGTGCCGTCCTTTTCCTCGCATCGGATCAAGCGTCCTATATCACGGGACAGGTCGTCAATGTAGACGGCGGCATGGTCATGTGA
- the fabD gene encoding ACP S-malonyltransferase, whose translation MNKLAFVFPGQGAQQVGMGKDFYEKYDVAKKLFREADEALGYSIMEMCFNGPEGDLRLTANTQPAILAVSVIANEILKEHGIQPEITGGHSLGEYSALVAADVLDFSDAVLLVHKRGSFMQEAVPVGEGGMAAVMGLEREKIVEVCEKVSADVGAVQAVNFNCPGQIVIAGTMAGVEKAAALLDEAGARKSVILPVSAPFHSTLMQPAAEKLAAELDKVEIRDAKIPVVANVSAEILTKAADIKESLVKQAASPVKWEDCVLKMKEFGADTFVEAGPGKTLCGFNKRIDRKLTSMNVENLETLQKTLDYFREVR comes from the coding sequence ATGAACAAGCTCGCATTCGTATTCCCGGGGCAGGGCGCCCAGCAGGTCGGCATGGGCAAGGATTTCTACGAGAAGTATGATGTGGCGAAGAAATTGTTTCGCGAAGCGGACGAGGCGCTCGGCTACTCCATCATGGAGATGTGCTTCAATGGCCCGGAAGGGGATCTGCGCCTGACGGCGAACACGCAGCCGGCGATCCTTGCCGTCAGCGTGATCGCAAACGAGATCCTCAAGGAGCATGGAATCCAGCCCGAGATCACGGGCGGACATAGTCTCGGCGAATACTCGGCGCTCGTCGCAGCCGACGTGCTCGACTTCTCCGATGCCGTACTCCTCGTCCATAAGCGCGGCTCCTTCATGCAGGAAGCCGTCCCGGTCGGCGAGGGCGGCATGGCAGCCGTCATGGGGCTTGAGCGCGAAAAGATCGTCGAGGTCTGCGAGAAGGTCTCGGCGGACGTCGGCGCCGTGCAGGCGGTCAACTTCAATTGCCCCGGGCAGATCGTCATCGCGGGAACGATGGCGGGCGTCGAGAAGGCGGCGGCTCTCTTGGATGAGGCGGGCGCGAGAAAGAGCGTAATCTTGCCCGTCAGTGCGCCGTTCCACAGCACCTTGATGCAGCCGGCAGCAGAAAAACTCGCTGCAGAACTTGACAAGGTCGAGATTCGCGATGCGAAGATCCCCGTTGTCGCCAATGTCTCGGCTGAGATCCTCACGAAGGCGGCGGACATCAAGGAGAGTCTCGTCAAGCAGGCAGCAAGTCCCGTGAAGTGGGAGGACTGCGTCTTAAAGATGAAGGAATTCGGCGCGGACACCTTTGTCGAGGCGGGTCCCGGCAAGACGCTTTGTGGCTTCAACAAGCGCATCGACCGCAAACTCACGAGCATGAACGTCGAAAATCTGGAAACTTTGCAAAAAACGCTTGACTATTTCAGGGAGGTTCGCTAA